A portion of the Calliphora vicina chromosome 5, idCalVici1.1, whole genome shotgun sequence genome contains these proteins:
- the LOC135962335 gene encoding sodium-independent sulfate anion transporter has protein sequence MLRTSENTSTSTDIDGNLYKEKLPNVGSALKVAAKDCCTISKKFPIISWLPKYERSFLFSDFIAGFTVGLTMIPQGIAYGVVAGLEPQYGLYSAFMGSFMYIIFGSCKDVTIATTAIMALMVHPYAVLSPEYAAMIAFFAGCIVLILGLLNLGVLVRFISIPVIIGFTTAAAITIGSAQINNIFGIKAPSNDLIPAWKHFFTHLNSIGWNDASLGIVSLIFLLAMKKAKDIPFGNRTFWKYVSLSRNSMAVIIGTFLAYILSRDGSQPFRVTGNVTAGLPPFRVPLHGTTINGTEVSLKEMLNTVGGSFASIPLVAILEVVAIAKAFSKGRIVNASQEMIALGMCNIMGSFVSSMPVTGSFTRTAVNNASGVKTTLGGLVTGALVLMALAFLTQTFYYIPKATLSAIIIAAMISLVEVEKIRDTWKSKKKDFFPFLVTLFICLFWSLEYGILCGIAANISYILYSSARPQIWLYTQKLMDYEFGMVDVKQKLDFASAEYLKEKVVEFVNFYQKDGIHLIVINGLEINSIDYTVAANIVSLREDLKVLNCDMICWNWNISSAGVVCRLNNKMRDMFKFQKSLEETIEEYLNTHSTSASEATLYSVT, from the exons gaAATTTGTATAAGGAAAAATTGCCAAATGTTGGTTCAGCTTTAAAAGTTGCCGCCAAAGACTGCTGCACAATATCAAAGAAATTTCCGATTATCTCATGGCTGCCCAAATATGAAAGAAGCTTTCTATTCTCAGATTTTATTGCCGGTTTTACGGTGGGTCTAACAATGATACCTCAGGGCATAGCATATGGTGTTGTGGCTGGTTTGGAACCCCAATATGGTTTATATTCGGCATTTATGGGTTCGTTTATGTACATTATTTTTGGATCTTGCAAAGATGTCACCATAG ctaCCACTGCAATTATGGCCTTAATGGTTCATCCATATGCTGTGCTAAGTCCAGAATATGCTGCTATGATTGCCTTCTTCGCTGGATGTATTGTATTGATATTGGGTTTATTAAATCTGGGGGTGTTGGTGCGTTTTATATCAATACCCGTTATAATAG GTTTCACCACGGCGGCAGCTATAACAATAGGAAGTGCCcaaattaataatatctttggcATAAAGGCACCTTCTAATGATTTGATACCAGCTTGGAAACATTTCTTTACGCACTTAAATTCAATAGGTTGGAATGATGCATCTCTAGGAATTGTTTCCTTAATCTTTTTGCTGGCTATGAAG AAAGCCAAGGATATACCCTTTGGAAATCGCACATTTTGGAAATATGTCTCATTGTCACGTAACTCAATGGCCGTTATTATAGGCACTTTCTTGGCATACATATTAAGCCGCGATGGCTCACAACCCTTTAGAGTAACGGGTAATGTTACCGCAGGTTTGCCTCCATTTCGTGTACCTCTTCATGGCACCACTATTAACGGTACCGAAGTATCATTAAAGGAAATGTTAAATACAGTCGGCGGATCGTTTGCTTCCATACCCTTGGTGGCCATATTGGAAGTGGTAGCTATAGCTAAAGCATTTT CCAAGGGACGAATTGTTAATGCCTCACAGGAAATGATTGCTTTGGGAATGTGCAATATAATGGGTAGTTTTGTTTCTTCCATGCCGGTTACCGGTTCGTTTACACGCACGGCCGTAAACAATGCCAGTGGTGTAAAGACTACTTTGGGTGGCCTGGTAACTGGAGCCTTAGTGTTAATGGCTTTAGCCTTCCTAAcccaaacattttattatataccAAAAGCTACCTTATCGGCTATTATAATCGCAGCCATGATCTCCCTGGTGGAGGTGGAGAAAATTCGTGATACTTGGAAATCTAAAA AGAAGGATTTCTTTCCCTTTTTGGTTACTCTATTTATATGCCTATTTTGGAGTTTAGAATATGGTATTTTATGTGGTATTGCAGCCAATatctcttatatcttatataGCAGTGCTAGGCCCCAGATATGGTTGTATACACAAAAG ttAATGGATTATGAATTTGGCATGGTTGATGTTAAACAAAAGCTAGACTTTGCCTCAGCCGAATATCTTAAGGAAAAGGTGGTAGAATTTGTTAATTTCTACCAAAAAGATGGTATCCATTTGATTGTTATCAATGGTTTGGAAATCAATAGTATTGACTATACAGTAGCCGCG AATATCGTGTCGTTAAGAGAAGATTTGAAAGTGTTAAACTGTGATATGATCTGCTGGAACTGGAATATATCATCAGCTGGTGTAGTCTGTCgtctaaataataaaatgcgTGATATGTTTAAGTTTCAAAAATCATTAGAGGAAACTATTGAAGAATATCTAAACACGCATTCCACAAGTGCCTCTGAAGCAACATTGTATTCGGTAACATAA